One genomic segment of Hemibagrus wyckioides isolate EC202008001 linkage group LG08, SWU_Hwy_1.0, whole genome shotgun sequence includes these proteins:
- the cav2 gene encoding caveolin-2, producing the protein MGLEKEKAETCVFMDEDVFHSTIEPILKKKKEKARAPLPDRDPRDINPHLKVNFEDVIGEPSSTHSLDSVWIGSHALFELIKFVFYRILTTLLAIPMAFVAGLIFAILSCVHIWMVRPLVHSCLMTLPCVQVIWSSLMDTFVRPVFRSAGAFLSKISIKSCKSDAL; encoded by the exons ATGGGACTCGAAAAGGAGAAAGCGGAGACGTGTGTCTTTATGGACGAAGATGTGTTTCACAGCACGATCGAACCcatacttaaaaaaaagaaagagaaagcgcGCGCGCCGCTACCGGACCGGGACCCTCGAGACATTAACCCGCACTTAAAG GTCAACTTCGAGGACGTGATTGGAGAACCCAGCTCCACGCACAGCCTGGACTCGGTGTGGATCGGCAGCCATGCTCTTTTTGAGCTCATAAAGTTTGTCTTTTACCGGATCCTGACGACGCTGCTGGCGATCCCGATGGCCTTCGTGGCAGGCCTCATTTTTGCTATCCTGAGCTGCGTACATATTTG gatggtgAGGCCTCTGGTGCACAGCTGTCTGATGACGTTACCCTGCGTCCAGGTGATCTGGTCCAGCCTGATGGACACGTTTGTGAGGCCGGTGTTCCGCAGCGCCGGCGCGTTTCTGTCCAAAATCAGCATCAAGAGCTGCAAAAGCGATGCTCTTTAA